The Camelus dromedarius isolate mCamDro1 chromosome 1, mCamDro1.pat, whole genome shotgun sequence genome has a window encoding:
- the GSX2 gene encoding GS homeobox 2, whose translation MSRSFYVDSLIIKDSSRPAPSLPEPHPGPDFFIPLGMPSPLVMSVSGPGCPSRKSGAFCVCPLCVTSHLHPSRGPASSGGAGAGNGSAGAGGGGAAGTAGALPLLKSQFSSGSGDAQFCPRVSHAHHHHHPPQHHHHHHQPQQPGSAAAAAAAAAAAAAAAALGHPQHHAPVCTATTYNVADPRRFHCLTMGGSDASQVPNGKRMRTAFTSTQLLELEREFSSNMYLSRLRRIEIATYLNLSEKQVKIWFQNRRVKHKKEGKGTQRNSHAGCKCIGSQAHYGRSEDEDSLSPASANDDKEISPL comes from the exons ATGTCGCGCTCCTTCTATGTCGACTCGCTCATCATCAAGGACTCCTCAAGGCCCGCGCCCTCGCTGCCTGAGCCGCACCCCGGGCCAGATTTCTTCATCCCGCTGGGCATGCCGTCCCCGTTGGTGATGTCTGTGTCCGGACCAGGCTGCCCGTCCCGCAAGAGCGGCGCGTTCTGCGTTTGCCCGCTCTGCGTCACTTCGCACCTGCACCCCTCTCGGGGGCCCGCGAGCTCCGGCGGCGCGGGCGCAGGGAACGGGagtgcaggggctgggggtggcgggGCGGCTGGAACCGCCGGGGCCCTGCCTCTGCTCAAGAGTCAGTTTTCTTCAGGTTCTGGGGACGCTCAGTTTTGCCCGCGCGTGAGCCACGcgcaccatcaccaccacccgccgcagcaccaccatcaccatcaccagccccagcagcctggctcggccgccgccgctgcggccgcggcggcagcggcggcggccgcggcggcctTGGGGCATCCGCAGCACCACGCACCTGTCTGCACCGCCACCACCTACAACGTGGCGGATCCGCGGAGATTCCACTGCCTCACCATGG GGGGCTCGGACGCCAGCCAGGTACCCAACGGCAAGAGGATGAGGACGGCGTTCACTAGCACGCAGCTCCTGGAGCTGGAGCGGGAATTCTCTTCCAACATGTATCTGTCTCGACTCCGGAGGATTGAAATCGCCACGTACCTGAACCTGTCGGAGAAGCAGGTGAAAATCTGGTTTCAGAACCGCCGGGTGAAGCataagaaggaagggaagggcacGCAGAGGAACAGTCACGCGGGCTGCAAGTGCATAGGCAGTCAGGCGCACTACGGGCGGTCTGAGGATGAGGACTCCTTGTCGCCGGCCTCGGCCAACgatgacaaggagatttccccctTATGA